The sequence GGGGGGACGCCGATGCAGCAGCCGTCCCACTGGTTGAGCATGGCGAGCATCTCGTCGGGGGACTGGGCCATGAGGGGGAACGCGACGAAGCCGTTGATGCGGACGTACTTGTCCTTGACCAGATCGAGCCAGGGGGGGAGGTCGGTCTTGCCGATCCGAGGCTTGTAGGTCTGCTGGGCGGAGACGAGCAGGTCCCAGGTGATGAGGTAGGGGCTCTCGCGCGTACCCTTGCCGGTGATCTCAAAGCGGTCGTCGATGAGCATGGAGCCGTCGTCGCGGGTCACGACCTTCATGGCGCCGGGCTCGGCCGCGGGAGGGGTGGAGGGTGGGGCAGGGGAGTCTGGCGTGGAAGCGGGCTCACGCTCGGGTAGTGGCGTTATGGGCGCGGGGCCGAACGACTCGGCGACCATTGCTGAGAGTGTGTCGGGGAGGAGGTCCGGCATGGGAGCCTCGACGGGCTGAGACGGGACGGGAGCGGGAGCGGGCTCGGGCGCCGGTTGGGAGAGCGGCGCGGGGGCGGCGGGTGCAGCGGGCGCGGGGGTGGGCGGCGCTGGGGGAGCCTCCTCGGCTGGTGGCGGAACCGGGGCGGGGCTGGGGTTGGCGCGCGGGCCGGCGACGACGTAGAACGCGCCGGCGACGACCAGCACGGCGATGAGGATCCAGAATGCCTTCATACGGCTCGCTCCGGCGGGTGGCTGGGAGACCCATTGAATAGTACGGGCGGCAACGACGCCCGGGTCTCGCGAGCCGCCAGATGTCAGCCGATGGGCCGCAGGTTGCGAGCCACCGAGGTGCGGTAGGCGGTGATGGCGGGGACGATGCCCGCGAGGGCGGCCAGGAGCACGGCGCCCGCGAGGACGGCGATCGCGGTGCGCGGGTCGAGGATCGGGTCGATCACGAGGCCGAGCCGCTCCTTCATGACGCCCGCGACGAGGCGGACGCCGACGAAGCAGAGGGCCAGGCCCGCCGCGGAGCCGAGGAGGCCGATCAGGACGGACTCGGTGACGACCAGGCCGAAGATGCGGAAGCGGGTGCACCCCAGGACACGGAGGACGGCGATCTGGCGGCGTCGCTGGTCCATGGAGTTGTAGAGGGCGAGCATGATGGAGATGGCGCTGGAGACCATGACGACGGCGGCCATGGCGAGGAGGATCTGGTCGATGTTGCCGATGATCTTGAAGAGACTGTCGATCTGCTGGCGGGGGGACGCGACGACGATGGAGGTGTCGCGCCGGAGCGCATCGAAGACCTGGGGCAGGACGGCGGAGACATTGGAGCCCGGGCGGGTCTGGGCGCGGAGGTAGATTCCGGTGATCTGGCGGTCGGAGTCGGCGAGGTCGTCGATGGTGGTCGGGCCGGCGCGCGGGTCCTCGCGGAGGCGCCGGTCGTGGGCGTGGATGATCCAGGTGCTGTTCAGGTCGGTGAACAGCGCGCGGTCGTGGGCGGAGCCGGTGGGATCGAGGACGCCGACGACGGTGTACTTGTAGTCGCTGTGGACGTGGGGCTTCATCGCATCGGAGCCCGAGCCGAGGTCCCGCGACTGCGCGATGCCGTGGCTGAGCAGGATGGTGTCGCCGACGCGAAGGCCGGTGGCTCGCGCGACCTGAGAGCCCACGACGACCTCGAAGGGCTTGTCGAACGCCCGGCCGTGGGCGAACGACCAGGGCTCGGCTTCGTCGGGCCGGAAGAGGGTGAAGAACTCGCGGGTGGTGGCGAGGACCGGGTAGCCGCGGTAGGAGTCCCCCTGCTGGATGGGAACGGCGAAGTCGAGCGGGAATCCGCCGGCGATCTGGTTGTACTTGGCCCAGTCGATCGAGCGGGGCGGTGGGTTGGCGTAGAAGACGCCGTTGAGGACGCTGACCATGGGGCTGGCGTCGCGGGAGACGATCAGGTGCATGGAGCCGCTGCCCCGCTCGAACGCGCGGCGGCCCGAGTCCCGCATGCTCAGCAGCACGAGCATGAGCCCGACGGCGACGGCCACGGTGATGACCGTGGTCAGCGTGGAGAACAGCCGCGAGGTGAGGCTGCGGAGGATGATGGTAAAGTCGGTCATCTGGGATCGATCAGCGGTCGGGCGTTGCGGAGGGGGCACCGGCGGTCAGGGCCGAGAGGGACTCTCGGCGGGTGAAACAGTGGGCCATGGAGGGGTCGTGGCTGACGCAGAGGAGCGCGGCGTGGCGCT comes from Phycisphaeraceae bacterium and encodes:
- a CDS encoding ABC transporter permease, with product MTDFTIILRSLTSRLFSTLTTVITVAVAVGLMLVLLSMRDSGRRAFERGSGSMHLIVSRDASPMVSVLNGVFYANPPPRSIDWAKYNQIAGGFPLDFAVPIQQGDSYRGYPVLATTREFFTLFRPDEAEPWSFAHGRAFDKPFEVVVGSQVARATGLRVGDTILLSHGIAQSRDLGSGSDAMKPHVHSDYKYTVVGVLDPTGSAHDRALFTDLNSTWIIHAHDRRLREDPRAGPTTIDDLADSDRQITGIYLRAQTRPGSNVSAVLPQVFDALRRDTSIVVASPRQQIDSLFKIIGNIDQILLAMAAVVMVSSAISIMLALYNSMDQRRRQIAVLRVLGCTRFRIFGLVVTESVLIGLLGSAAGLALCFVGVRLVAGVMKERLGLVIDPILDPRTAIAVLAGAVLLAALAGIVPAITAYRTSVARNLRPIG